In Chiloscyllium plagiosum isolate BGI_BamShark_2017 chromosome 1, ASM401019v2, whole genome shotgun sequence, the sequence tgtacactggaactgtCTACTTTGAAGACTTACTACACTGTGCAGGGCTTCGGTGACACCAGTTGTGGAATACTGTGTGAAgctttggtctccatatttaatgAAGAATATGCTTGAATGGCAGTTGGATAGCAAACATTCACAGGAGGGTGTTCGTGCTCTGAGGGAGTCATCCTACAATGAGAGAAAAATGAGCCCATCTTGTCTGCTGTTTGGAAGAATGAATTTATCGCATTGAAACATACATTCATGATTCAAAAtcgaaacaagaacagaaaatgctagaaatatatTTGCATGAgaagcagcatttgaggagagaaaagcagaattaataatGAAAGGAGTCATCACGGAAGGCTGTTATCCCTGGGCTATGGATGCTCCAACATTGAGCATCTTTAAGAATGGGACAGTAAAATGTTTGGTTTCTCAGAGAATCAAAGAGTATGTGGAGCAGCTGAGTAAATGACTTTGTGACAGAAGAGCAGCCACgtttgtattgaatggtggatcagactcaaGGAGCTGGATTGTATAATCCTGCTCTCATTGCTTATGTTTTtaagtttctttctttttcctgacTGCGGACAGGTGTAAAGATTTGGCAAATACTAATTTTCTATCCTTGTTTTCAGTGTTTTACAATAACTTAAAATTCTAAAGTACAAATCCCTCCTCAATAGATTCTCCCATCTTTGGATATCCTGATTGTGCTAGAATTGGTACTTATTACATAGTCTCCTAAACTATCTAATTATTTTGTAAAGTTTGAACTCTGGAACACATTAGGTTAAGTCTGAGTTGGATCGAGTTTTCTAGCAGATTTACTTGCCCTATGTTATCAAACTTCTCCTCATTAATGACCCGCCCCATAACATCTCTCATGTCCAATTTCCATCCCATCTTACTATGTGCTGCTCCCACAACAACATGCCACTCACAGATATACTCAGAAAAACTAGTACCTCTTGTGCCCAGATCAgctttaaaatgtccacaaacactggcattctgaagctaTCCTGCTCTTTGACAGCCAGACTTGGAACATGGTGGAGAAAGGAATTTTGGCATCATGTTTCTCCAAGAGGGACCTAGAAGTCCTGCTGAATATGATGATGTGAAGGAGAGGAGACCTCTTTTTGacttaatttaatttgatttgttacTGGCATGTGTatcgaggtacagtgaaaagtgttgtcttatgtgctttacaggTAGTAAAGTGCATCCGGGTAACAGAACACAGTGCAggatacaaggttacagctgccaagaaggtgcagaaagagagagagatcagcattaacattaaacaagttcattcaaaagtctaataacagcagggaagaagctgtttgtttgtgtattcaaacttttatatcttctgtccaaCAGAAGAGGGTGTCAGAGAGTAtatctggggtgggaggggggggggggggggtctttgattatgttggttgctttcccaaggcagtgggaagtatagatagaATCAGTGGATGGGcagctggtttgcgtgatggactgggctgtgttcacaacttcctGTAGTTTTGTGTGGTCtttggaagagcagttgccataccaagctgtgatacatccagataggatgctttctatggttcaTCTATAAGAATTTGTACAaatctttatggacatgctgaatttctttagccttctgaggaagtagaggtgttgttgtgctttcttgaccgtagTGTCAGCATGGgtgaaccaggacagattgttggtgattcccaggaacttgacgctttcgaccatctccacctcagcaccatagCTGCAGTCAGCTgcgtgccctccactctgcttcctgaagtcaatgaccagctccttcatttttgctgctgctgatggcaaTATTGTTGTCTTTATACCATGCCGCCAAGCACTCTGTCTTCTTCCTGTTCTCTGCGTCattattgtttgagatccaacctagAACAgtgatatcatcagcaaacttgtaaatggagttggtgcagaatttggccacacagtcctCCTGGAGAACCAGCGAGAGGAGGCCAAGCCACCAGACACTGGTagcctggtccaaggttgccacATGAGTCAGTGCCAGCAGTACAGAAAGAAGAGCGCAAagccagtcgggaaggtaagtgattgttatttaagaacttacctcgacgccagcggtcttttcgcatcagagagcggcgggagctgggcagaagtgaagtcggagcgcaaagccggtcgggaaggtaagtgattgttattagagtgggtgtgttctagaccctaggtcctacaaagtagggcctctctccctcccccctcctctagcctaaattaaaatccacagacttgccccaaaaagagggtccaaggaagttcctgtggattgaagagtgaggctttgacaaggaggttgagtgaaatgattacgccacagttgaagagggtgaagacatgactgccaagttGGTTCAGTGCGCtatgtgcttgatgtgggaggtcaacgactctggtgtgtctggctcgtataagtgtggaaagtgtgtgcacgttcagctactgactgagcatattgcagcactgatgaaagaacacgaggaccttaggctcatccgagagaacgagatctttctggacaagaccttcagcgaggttattacaccaatcgtaccagaGGAGAGCAGAAGAGAggagacgatgaggaaggcacagaggagacaggtgcaagagaccctgggggaagtacctgtcaggaacaagttgaatcttttggaaacagtagagacagatgacactgccagtccgtgaggcggccaggtctgtcaatcaaaagttggtgtggagacagagcggaagagtctgacatcgcacagagccgtggtaataggggactccatagtgagaggaactgcccggggtttttgtggcagcaacgggacttaaggatggtgtgttgccttcctggtgccagggtgaaagacaccacagacagagtgcaggaaatcctcaaggacgaaggtgaagagccagaggtggtggtacatgtcggcacaaatgatgtcgggaagaagaggaggaacatactacagctggacttcggagaactaggaagaaggctgaaaagcagggcgtccaaggtggttatctccggtttgcttccagttccttgggctggtgaggccagaatcAGGGAGATAGTGGACTTGAACGTATGGCTGgggaactgatgcaggaagcaaggattcaaattcttggatcactggagtatattttgtggtaagcataaattctacaagagagacggttgcaccttaataggttagggaccctTATCTCCGgttgcttccagttccttgggctggtgaggccagaatcAGGGAGATAGTGGACTTGAACGTATGGCTGgggaactgatgcaggaagcaaggattcaaattcttggatcactggagtatattttgtggtaagcataaattctacaagagagacggttgcaccttaataggttagggaccagcattctggcaggcaggtttgctactgcaacacagctacgtttaaactaagtagcggggggggggggacaaactggatgtttaagaaggaaattgNNNNNNNNNNNNNNNNNNNNNNNNNNNNNNNNNNNNNNNNNNNNNNNNNNNNNNNNNNNNNNNNNNNNNNNNNNNNNNNNNNNNNNNNNNNNNNNNNNNNNNNNNNNNNNNNNNNNNNNNNNNNNNNNNNNNNNNNNNNNNNNNNNNNNNNNNNNNNNNNNNNNNNNNNNNNNNNNNNNNNNNNNNNNNNNNNNNNNNNNNNNNNNNNNNNNNNNNNNNNNNNNNNNNNNNNNNNNNNNNNNNNNNNNNNNNNNNNNNNNNNNNNNNNNNNNNNNNNNNNNNNNNNNNNNNNNNNNNNNNNNNNNNNNNNNNNNNNNNNNNNNNNNNNNNNNNNNNNNNNNNNNNNNNNNNNNNNNNNNNNNNNNNNNNNNNNNNNNNNNNNNNNNNNNNNNNNNNNNNNNNNNNNNNNNNNNNNNNNNNNNNNNNNNNNNNNNNNNNNNNNNNNNNNNNNNNNNNNNNNNNNNNNNNNNNNNNNNNNNNNNNNNNNNNNNNNNNNNNNNNNNNNNNNNNNNNNNNNNNNNNNNNNNNNNNNNNNNNNNNNNNNNNNNNNNNNNNNNNNNNNNNNNNNNNNNNNNNNNNNNNNNNNNNNNNNNNNNNNNNNNNNNNNNNNNNNNNNNNNNNNNNNNNNNNNNNNNNNNNNNNNNNNNNNNNNNNNNNNNNNNNNNNNNNNNNNNNNNNNNNNNNNNNNNNNNNNNNNNNNNNNNNNNNNNNNNNNNNNNNNNNNNNNNNNNNNNNNNNNNNNNNNNNNNNNNNNNNNNNNNNNNNNNNNNNNNNNNNNNNNNNNNNNNNNNNNNNNNNNNNNNNNNNNNNNNNNNNNNNNNNNNNNNNNNNNNNNNNNNNNNNNNNNNNNNNNNNNNNNNNNNNNNNNNNNNNNNNNNNNNNNNNNNNNNNNNNNNNNNNNNNNNNNNNNNNNNNNNNNNNNNNNNNNNNNNNNNNNNNNNNNNNNNNNNNNNNNNNNNNNNNNNNNNNNNNNNNNNNNNNNNNNNNNNNNNNNNNNNNNNNNNNNNNNNNNNNNNNNNNNNNNNNNNNNNNNNNNNNNNNNNNNNNNNNNNNNNNNNNNNNNNNNNNNNNNNNNNNNNNNNNNNNNNNNNNNNNNNNNNNNNNNNNNNNNNNNNNNNNNNNNNNNNNNNNNNNNNNNNNNNNNNNNNNNNNNNNNNNNNNNNNNNNNNNNNNNNNNNNNNNNNNNNNNNNNNNNNNNNNNNNNNNNNNNNNNNNNNNNNNNNNNNNNNNNNNNNNNNNNNNNNNNNNNNNNNNNNNNNNNNNNNNNNNNNNNNNNNNNNNNNNNNNNNNNNNNNNNNNNNNNNNNNNNNNNNNNNNNNNNNNNNNNNNNNNNNNNNNNNNNNNNNNNNNNNNNNNNNNNNNNNNNNNNNNNNNNNNNNNNNNNNNNNNNNNNNNNNNNNNNNNNNNNNNNNNNNNNNNNNNNNNNNNNNNNNNNNNNNNNNNNNNNNNNNNNNNNNNNNNNNNNNNNNNNNNNNNNNNNNNNNNNNNNNNNNNNNNNNNNNNNNNNNNNNNNNNNNNNNNNNNNNNNNNNNNNNNNNNNNNNNNNNNNNNNNNNNNNNNNNNNNNNNNNNNNNNNNNNNNNNNNNNNNNNNNNNNNNNNNNNNNNNNNNNNNNNNNNNNNNNNNNNNNNNNNNNNNNNNNNNNNNNNNNNNNNNNNNNNNNNNNNNNNNNNNNNNNNNNNNNNNNNNNNNNNNNNNNNNNNNNNNNNNNNNNNNNNNNNNNNNNNNNNNNNNNNNNNNNNNNNNNNNNNNNNNNNNNNNNNNNNNNNNNNNNNNNNNNNNNNNNNNNNNNNNNNNNNNNNNNNNNNNNNNNNNNNNNNNNNNNNNNNNNNNNNNNNNNNNNNNNNNNNNNNNNNNNNNNNNNNNNNNNNNNNNNNNNNNNNNNNNNNNNNNNNNNNNNNNNNNNNNNNNNNNNNNNNNNNNNNNNNNNNNNNNNNNNNNNNNNNNNNNNNNNNNNNNNNNNNNNNNNNNNNNNNNNNNNNNNNNNNNNNNNNNNNNNNNNNNNNNNNNNNNNNNNNNNNNNNNNNNNNNNNNNNNNNNNNNNNNNNNNNNNNNNNNNNNNNNNNNNNNNNNNNNNNNNNNNNNNNNNNNNNNNNNNNNNNNNNNNNNNNNNNNNNNNNNNNNNNNNNNNNNNNNNNNNNNNNNNNNNNNNNNNNNNNNNNNNNNNNNNNNNNNNNNNNNNNNNNNNNNNNNNNNNNNNNNNNNNNNNNNNNNNNNNNNNNNNNNNNNNNNNNNNNNNNNNNNNNNNNNNNNNNNNNNNNNNNNNNNNNNNNNNNNNNNNNNNNNNNNNNNNNNNNNNNNNNNNNNNNNNNNNNNNNNNNNNNNNNNNNNNNNNNNNNNNNNNNNNNNNNNNNNNNNNNNNNNNNNNNNNNNNNNNNNNNNNNNNNNNNNNNNNNNNNNNNNNNNNNNNNNNNNNNNNNNNNNNNNNNNNNNNNNNNNNNNNNNNNNNNNNNNNNNNNNNNNNNNNNNNNNNNNNNNNNNNNNNNNNNNNNNNNNNNNNNNNNNNNNNNNNNNNNNNNNNNNNNNNNNNNNNNNNNNNNNNNNNNNNNNNNNNNNNNNNNNNNNTTCCTGGattggcgggattaccttacactgaaagactggagcgactgggcttgtgtacccttgagtttagaagactgagaggggatctggttgagacatataagatgatcaaaggattggacactctggcggcaggcaacatgtttccgctgcggggtgagtgccgaaacagaggacacagcttaaaaatacggggtagaccatttaggacagagatggggagaaacttcttcacccagagagtggtggctgtgtggaatgctctgccccagaaggcagtggagtcccagtctctggattcatttaagaaagagttggatagagctctcaaggatagtggaatcaagggttatggagataaggcaggaacaggatactgattaaggatgatcagccatgatcatattgaatggtggtgctggctcgaagggcagaatggcctactcctgcacatgttgtctattgtcttttcCATTCGGCCAGAGTAAGTGCCACTCACTCTCAATCTATCTCTACCACTGTGTCAATCACCCACCCAGGTCTCATCATCCTCACTGTTACCTGCAACAcattatgctttcctttgttggtcagtgcattgagtataggagttgggggggtcatgttgctgcagtacaggacatttgttaggctacttttggaatattgtgcaattttgttctccctgctaaaggaaggatgttgcgaaacttgaaagggttcagaaaagatttataaggattgcCAGAggtgaaggatttgagctacagggagacgctgaataggctggggctgttttccatgaagtgacagaggctgagggatgaccttatagaggtttataaaatcatgagaggcatggatagggtaaatagtcaaagtcttttccctggggtcggggagtccagaactagacggcataggtttagggtgagaggggaaagatataaaatgtaccTAAGGAACAACGTttacacagagagggtggtacgtgtatggaatgagctgccagaggatgtggtggaggctggtacaattacaacatttaaaaggtatctggatgggtatatgaataggaaggttttagacgggtatgtgccaagtgctggcaaatgggactagattagttttgggaacctggtcagcacggatgagttggactgaagagtccgtATCTGtgttgttcatctctatgactctatgatctgatCTTCCCCCTCTGTCTCCAACACCATTAGCCTTGCATGGCCTCTGTGCTGTCTCCTCAGTTCTTTAgaacacctcaccacctttccccAATGATGAACCCTTGCCAACAGCTATGCCACCCATTGTCATCTCACTCATTTCTCTCATTATGGGAGAAGAGAACCCGTAACAGGACAGAGCAAGTCTGGTTTGTGCTCAACATCCTTATCCACACCCTCTAGGAGAAGATTGAGACTGCTTTTGTGGGGATGCTGAGACACCCATGACATGCCAGCTGGATAATACCAATCTGCATACCACTGCCAGTCTCCCCTTAACTATGTAGTAAGTGTCAATTATTGAACACCACTTTTAATCACTGGTCACAatgccttttttttctctttaacttGCAGCTTTCTTTAACTTGCTGATGCTGTCTGCAGAGAAGCAGCCGACTGCCCTCCTATCCCATGAGGGTGAGAGGACCAAGTCCTTAAAGAGAGTATCGGCCCCATGTGGCACCTAGCAGCACAGATACTGACATCTCAGTGAGACTATTAGCTTTATAGAATATGGGAGCACATTCGGGTGAGCACCACCCTGCAGGGGGCAGAGGAGGGAATGGCCCAGGCAGCTGGCACTCAGGGTAGCCCCAGGCAAGACAGCACCCTGTGGTGTCAGTAATCAGGGACTTGGTCCATATGGACAGGGAGGTACAGGCACAGCCGTCAGGTACATGGCACAGGGCTATCACCCTCATTGCCCCAAAACTGATGCAGTTCAGTGAGTCATATGACCACTTGGCTGTCTCTATGGAGAGCCATGTCCAACatcctcagggtctgctggacAGGCACACAATCCTGCACTCGGCTCTCCCTGACATTGGTCTTCAGGACTGACATTATAGTAACAGGGGTACAGAAAGCCTTGACTCCAGGTCAGGTGCCCTATCCTCACAGGGAGTCGGGGGCACCCAGTTTGAAGTGGTGCCCACACACAAGGCCTTTGGCATTTTGCCCCCATGACATGACATTGCAGAGGTAGCCATGCCCTTCATCTGCACCCAGGCAGACCACTCCCGCCCCACCCAATGCTGGGAAATTCAAGACAAGGTGGgtcacacgcaccagccagtttcaaaatgttttctaccccactgttgttagaatactgaatggactcacaaactcttaacatttgcctgtacctgtgtttttgtttttgccactgtttgcctattatttacttatctacactacttaattatgtgatctgcctgtattgctcgcaagacaaagcttttcactgtgcctcggtacatgtgacaataaattcaactctattcaattcaattcaagttacCTCTGGCAAGAATATCGGACCATTTGGAAACAAGTGCCCCCCAGGTGCACCCCCTGCACCGACAGGGCCAACATGTTCCACCCTTTGGCAGGCATTCCCTACCTCAGTGGAACAGGGAGCTCAGAGAGGCCTAGTGAGTCTCTTTGAGTACGGGCTCAATGTGTTTCCACAGCAGCTGGCAGCAGCTCATAGGCACACAGCTATGAAAGATGAAGCTCTGTGCAGACAGCTTACTACATCCTCTGTTGTATGGACATCAATGTAAACACATAGCATTGGCTGCTACTGGCATCTTTGACTGTCCTGGCTGAAAACATCCCTAATGTCTGGCTCTGTCTTTCTGCAAAGGTTTCGCTGTGAGAGATTTGTCCAGCAGTGGCTGGCCACTCCTAAAAGTGACTATACTGCAGGGTGGCCAGGGAGTAAGCAGCCCCTTTACCCATGTACGACACCTTTCACAGGCCTGAGACCTCAGTTGTTCCCTTTTAAAACCCTGCTTGCAGTTGTTGGCAGAGCTCCCTCACTCATACACTGGGCCACTTACCCTGCCCACTCCGAGTGTGATCACAGGCATTTTGTTCGCATCGCGCATGTTTGATTCCTGCACAATGgagcaggtgtgagattgatgtagcataCCACCCTACAGCAAGATATTTACCTCTTACACTGAGGATTGCTTACTAACAAGGCAAACTGCCTGCTTCTATGACTGGGGTATTTGGCATGGCAagggcagggatgctgtgaactTGTAGGGAGGCGCTAAGTGATTGGGTGCTGTGAATTCAAGTGGACAGCCCGGCGGTGCAGCCTCATTCAGTTTGCCAGCTGGGTGCCCCTCCCTGTGGGCAGTTTCCCCACTACAGCCTTTCAATGCAAATTGCTAGTTTGGCCCCCAGCACGGCCCTGTGTGCACTGCTCATGTATAGTAGATGTAATATGATGGTGGATGTAAACATTCATGGAGGAGGAGTGCATTTGGCTGATGCCTGTGGATTGTGCCCTGAGGTGTTGTCGGGTGGTGACCAACATGGAGGTGGTTCACAGGAAGTGGCGATCTGAATCTGCCAGGTACAAGctggcacggtgggcggcacggtgggatagtggttagcactgctgcctcactgcgccagagacccgggttcaattcccgcctcaggcgaccgactgtgtggagtttgcacattctccccgtgtctgcgtgggtttcctccgggtgctccggtttcctcccacactccaaaaatgtgcaggtcaggtgaattggccatgctaaattgcccgtagtgttaggtgcaggggtaaatgtaggggaatgggtctgggtgggtgcgctttggcgggtcagtgtggacttgttgggccgaagggcctgtttccacactgtaagtaatctaatctaaaaaaaaagctctggtttccttgttgaGTTTTTGCAACATTTAGTTTTTTGATGAGTTGGCTCAGACAGGAGGCTGAAAATTAATCAGGTGAGTTGTGGCATTAACAAGACATTCAACAACTAATAAGGAGTGTGAACTGTCAACGCGCTGCTGCTGAGTGACAATCTTCCCACGCCACttgtgaaaagcagaaaagatGTCATAATGGATCTCGCTGCATTGGTTGCCCAATTCTGTCTCACATCCCGATATCTGACATCACTCAGACCTCTTAAAGATTCCACCCATTTtcttttgctatccttttcttcctcttaTAATCTTCTACCTGTTAAACACAAGCTTAGCAACAGCTGATCATGGCCTGATTTAGCCTGTTTTCTCTTGTACTTTCTCCCGGGTGTCCTAAACTTCATCTTGGTTCATAGTTTATAAAAATCTGTCTTGAGTTGGCTTTAATGAACTTAGGAAGATATATGCTTTCCCCCTGAAATTTTATGAGAGTATCtttagctaggccagcatttattgcccatccctaattgcttagagagcaattaagagtcaaccacattgctgtgggtctggagtcacatttagggaaggatggcagtttccttccctaaaggatattaatgaacctgatgggtttctcccgacaatggattcctggtcatttTTAGAgtcctaattccagatttgttttaatattgaattcaaatccaccatctgctatgacaggattcaaatgcagatccccagaacattacatgggGCTCAGGATTATcagcccagcgataataccacttggtCACCACCTCACCAATTGTTCGATTGTTGTGTCCAAAATAATCCTTTTGAAACTTATCTTGCATTCTTTGAAGCATATAGCTTTGAATTTGATATATTATAGGCTTAAGAGCTAGTCTCTTTGTTTCTCATTATTTATCAGTGTTAGTCTGCAGAAAATGATTCGTTTTGGTGTTGGTACTGATtacagttttgttttggtttctgtTTCCTTTCAGGTTATATCACAGATATCATGCCTTGGCACCAGAGATTGTACCACGTTACTTCAATGATATTGCAGATATCAAGCTACCTCTGGAACTCATTAGCGAGATGCCAGAGCTAAAGGTACTAGTGAGAGATTGAATGACAATAACCTTTGTCTGTCCTGATTGAGACATTTGATACTTTGATGATGTTGCTCTAATTTCAAATTTGTCCAATTTAGTCCAAATGAGGTGACTATGTAGCCAGATAGTGTACATGTATCTTGATTAAagcggtgctggaaatgcacagcaggtcaggcagcatccgagaggagcaggaaaaatcgatgttttgggcaaaagcccttcatcaggaaatttcctgctcctcagatgttgcctgacctgctgtacttttccagccccactctaatcttgactgtaatctccagtatctgcagtaccgaCTTCTGCTTAGACATTGTACATGGGCTTACACTGCATTTCAGATGTGGTTCTATCATAATTGCTGGCAGTCTGGCAAGATGGAAGCTACCAATCCAGGCAGGAGGAAAATGGGGACATTTCTGTTCAATGACATGATTAGCGTCATGATTTTAACTCAAGGGTTAGGAGCTCAAGCATTGAActtgagcagaaactgacagaCGCTAACATCAGACTAGGAAAGTCttaggcaaatgttttacatattTTCTCAAAGATCCTTGTTATTTAACAGGATCATTGTTGTATTTCCATTCTGAAGATAGCTATGATCAATGGGAATTAGCTGTTTTCTGCCAGCATAGTTAAATGATCATTTTTATGTGTGAGACCTAAGAGTCACAAGGCTATTTGACTATTGATAAGGGAAAATCATCTTAGCCCCAGCCTGATTCAACATTTGTCTGTGATCTCAGGGAAATTTCCAGTTAAAATCACAGAAACACAAGAAGAAATTTACTATTTCATATTTTTTAGCACATGGATTTATCCTAGGTATATTTCTACTTCTGCTTGAGCATCAAAATTCTTTCTTTTTCCAGGAAAATCCCTTTCAccaaaagcttcttcaagtattTTCTGAGGATAAGCAGGATAACATGTCATTTAATGACTTTCTAAATATGTTCTCTATCTTAAGTGATCTGACACCTCAACATTTAAAGGCATATTATGCATTTAAAGTATACGGTAAGTGTTCAAATTTTTGTAACAGAATGGATAGAAATCATTTATAAATTAAATGAAGTTTGGACCTTTCTTATTAATTGAAAGCAAGAATattctttattgtcacatgtataaaTTACAGTGAAAAGGGTTTATTGATAACTGTTGTTGGCTATCTGATATCAAAATCAAGTTATACAGTTGCATGGGAAATGAAATAAAGCCtacataaaaaaataaaaaaaggttttgcctTCTAGAGGGTATCTTTATTACAATAAGAATGATTGAAAATTACAGATCTGCCAGAATTCATTCAGGCTTCCTCATCTCTGCATCTTCAATTTTTATCACTCACCATAGTATCTTCTGCTTATTGCAGGATCTGAAAGTGGAATAAAACTTTTACAAGTTTttatatacaggtagttctcctataacagtGTTCTTGTATGATGCTatgttatagaaaatcgtgcaatagaaataatggggcctattgTAAAATCAGGGTTGGGGCAAACCATCAAAAAtaccagtaaaaatcaaaacaaaaatagtagctAGCCTAACATAAACAATAGCACGGTCTAAGTAAATTTTGACCTGTTTTAACTAACCTGTTGTATGCTACTGTACAGTGCAATTTATCAGAATCTTCAACTGATTACTCTTGATTGGCATCTATACCTGCTGGCTGCATTACATAACAGCCAATCTTCTGACCCCATCCAATGGTAACACTGCGCTAGTCaattcccagaatgaaacctgccttGACAGATCAAGAGCTGAATCTTAATTCCTTTCACTAAGTATCAATTCTGTCAGGTTTTCCAAAGGGTTTCACATGGCTTGGGGACACCTATCACCTTATTTTACAAAACTGGCCTGATTTATTCACTACCTCACACTTTGATGTCCCTCTCACACATTTTAGCACCACCATACCATAtgccatttccaaaacaactcaccacttccTGGATAACCCAGAATTGACCAACATTCATGGTgcagcaacatttt encodes:
- the LOC122548457 gene encoding calcium and integrin-binding family member 3-like isoform X3, which gives rise to MWHLAAQILTSQLYHRYHALAPEIVPRYFNDIADIKLPLELISEMPELKENPFHQKLLQVFSEDKQDNMSFNDFLNMFSILSDLTPQHLKAYYAFKVYDFNNDNFICQSDLEVMLGKLTGDDELSHEEVQLVCHKIMEEGDLDGDGKLSFADFEYMITRAPDFMSTFHIRI
- the LOC122548457 gene encoding calcium and integrin-binding family member 3-like isoform X4; the encoded protein is MNIRLYHRYHALAPEIVPRYFNDIADIKLPLELISEMPELKENPFHQKLLQVFSEDKQDNMSFNDFLNMFSILSDLTPQHLKAYYAFKVYDFNNDNFICQSDLEVMLGKLTGDDELSHEEVQLVCHKIMEEGDLDGDGKLSFADFEYMITRAPDFMSTFHIRI